In Pelomonas sp. SE-A7, one genomic interval encodes:
- a CDS encoding TRAP transporter substrate-binding protein yields MAHSFARRSLALAAVALLGFASIGAQAQAPIVIKFSHVVAPDTPKGKGALRFKELAEQRTGGRVKIEVYPNSQLYKDKEELEALQLGSVQMLAPSLSKFGPLGVKEYEVFDLPFIFKDTEAFRAVTDGPVGAGLFKKLESKGITGLAYWDNGATHMTANKPLKSVADFKGMKMRIQSSKVLDAQMRALGAIPQVMAFSELYQALQTGVVDGTESTPSNIYTQKVFEVQKNMTLSGHGHLAYAVVVNKKFWDGLPAELRSQLEGAMRDATTYANAIAATENATALDKIKAAGKTTIYTPTAVEINEWKKALVPVHKDMESRVGKQMIVDTYKAAGFVVPK; encoded by the coding sequence ATGGCTCATTCCTTTGCCCGCCGTTCCCTGGCCCTCGCCGCCGTCGCCCTGCTGGGATTCGCCAGCATCGGTGCCCAGGCCCAGGCGCCCATCGTGATCAAGTTCAGCCATGTGGTGGCCCCTGACACGCCCAAGGGCAAGGGCGCGCTGCGCTTCAAGGAGCTGGCCGAGCAGCGCACCGGCGGCCGGGTCAAGATCGAGGTCTACCCGAACAGCCAGCTCTACAAGGACAAGGAAGAGCTGGAGGCCCTGCAGCTGGGCTCGGTGCAGATGCTGGCGCCCTCGCTGTCCAAGTTCGGCCCGCTGGGCGTCAAGGAGTACGAGGTCTTCGACCTGCCCTTCATCTTCAAGGACACCGAGGCCTTCCGCGCCGTGACCGACGGGCCGGTCGGTGCCGGTCTGTTCAAGAAGCTGGAGAGCAAGGGCATCACCGGCCTGGCCTACTGGGACAACGGCGCCACCCACATGACGGCCAACAAGCCGCTGAAGAGCGTGGCCGACTTCAAGGGCATGAAGATGCGCATCCAGTCCAGCAAGGTGCTGGACGCCCAGATGCGGGCCCTGGGCGCGATTCCGCAGGTCATGGCCTTCAGCGAGCTCTACCAGGCCCTGCAGACCGGCGTGGTGGACGGCACCGAGAGCACGCCCTCCAACATCTACACCCAGAAGGTCTTCGAGGTGCAGAAGAACATGACCCTGTCCGGCCATGGTCACCTGGCCTATGCCGTGGTGGTCAACAAGAAGTTCTGGGACGGCCTGCCGGCCGAGCTGCGCAGCCAGCTCGAGGGCGCGATGCGTGATGCCACGACCTATGCCAACGCCATCGCCGCCACCGAGAACGCGACCGCGCTGGACAAGATCAAGGCCGCCGGCAAGACCACGATCTACACGCCCACCGCGGTCGAGATCAACGAGTGGAAGAAGGCCCTGGTGCCGGTGCACAAGGACATGGAGTCGCGCGTCGGCAAGCAGATGATCGTCGAC
- a CDS encoding PAS domain-containing sensor histidine kinase has protein sequence MQARPHPDDAHPRRGGWRPLLWTLPLLLSLVFVAGVLAWVRANELAERELERQTLITDALSTEAQLRNRIAEESALLRRLAAGLAGQPAGAEALAARPEVNAGLRRLWLTVTWLDTRNRQIAQLPPQGSPAGDGLTLHLVEPVGPEGRDGKLVVRYDPSLLLKNGVPWWLSRKYEVQMIDSADLLIASTSESRNAVASGPSYRVSLTGPLRTGPLAEAALSDAALVLTLREAQPTALKPLALVLIAGFLPLSIVASWLLRRQMRQVMKAEAAWRTEAAWRQAMEDSALVGLRARDAEGVLLYVNRTFCELVGWPAEQLLGLKPPMPYWPPDAIDEVTQRNRRTLAGEAPREGYEARWRHRDGHAIEVLVFESPLVDAAGRQIGWMGSILDITERKRLEERERRQVETLAHNARLTMLGEVASTLAHELNQPLTAISSYNAGVLNSLERQGGTDPVVLGALQRLGQQAAQAGRVVQRIREFLTRREPQREPCELGGVIADAVALLGKELARSRIQLSLQLAPDLPEVVADAVLVEQVVINLVRNAADALAGHPEPRRIEVAARVAGERFVRIDVSDNGPGLQGLTAEQLCAPFYSTKREGMGMGLAICRSIVEAHQGLLDAGEASGGGARFSFSLPLATEDSQEEALQDV, from the coding sequence ATGCAGGCCCGGCCCCATCCCGACGATGCCCACCCCCGCCGCGGCGGCTGGCGGCCGCTGCTGTGGACGCTGCCGCTGCTGCTTTCGCTGGTCTTCGTGGCCGGCGTGCTCGCCTGGGTGCGGGCCAATGAGCTGGCCGAGCGCGAGCTGGAACGCCAGACCCTGATCACCGACGCGCTCTCGACCGAGGCCCAGCTGCGCAACCGCATCGCCGAGGAATCCGCGTTGCTGCGCCGCCTGGCCGCCGGCCTGGCGGGCCAGCCGGCCGGTGCCGAGGCGCTGGCGGCCCGGCCCGAGGTCAATGCCGGCCTGCGCCGGCTCTGGCTGACGGTCACCTGGCTGGACACCCGCAACCGCCAGATCGCCCAGCTGCCGCCGCAGGGCAGCCCGGCCGGCGATGGTCTGACCCTGCACCTGGTCGAGCCGGTCGGTCCCGAGGGCCGCGACGGCAAGCTGGTGGTCCGCTACGACCCCTCGCTGCTGCTCAAGAACGGCGTGCCGTGGTGGCTGTCGCGCAAGTACGAGGTGCAGATGATCGACAGCGCCGACCTCCTGATCGCCAGCACCAGCGAAAGCCGCAATGCCGTGGCGAGCGGCCCCAGCTACCGGGTCTCGCTGACCGGCCCGCTGCGCACCGGCCCGCTGGCCGAGGCCGCGCTCAGCGATGCCGCCCTGGTGCTGACGCTGCGTGAGGCCCAGCCCACGGCGCTGAAGCCGCTGGCCCTGGTGCTGATCGCCGGCTTCCTGCCGCTGTCCATCGTGGCGAGCTGGCTGCTGCGCCGCCAGATGCGCCAGGTGATGAAGGCCGAGGCCGCCTGGCGCACCGAGGCCGCCTGGCGCCAGGCGATGGAGGACTCGGCCCTGGTGGGCCTGCGGGCCCGCGATGCCGAGGGCGTGCTTCTGTATGTCAATCGCACTTTCTGCGAGCTGGTCGGCTGGCCGGCCGAGCAGCTGCTGGGCCTCAAGCCGCCCATGCCCTACTGGCCACCCGATGCCATCGACGAAGTCACGCAGCGCAACCGCCGCACGCTGGCCGGCGAGGCGCCGCGCGAAGGCTATGAAGCGCGCTGGCGCCACCGCGACGGCCATGCCATCGAGGTGCTGGTGTTCGAGTCGCCGCTGGTCGATGCCGCCGGCCGGCAGATCGGCTGGATGGGCTCCATCCTCGACATCACCGAACGCAAGCGCCTGGAAGAACGCGAACGCCGCCAGGTCGAGACCCTGGCCCACAACGCGCGCCTGACCATGCTTGGCGAGGTGGCCTCCACCCTGGCCCATGAGCTGAACCAGCCCCTGACCGCGATCTCCAGCTACAACGCCGGCGTGCTCAATTCGCTGGAGCGCCAGGGTGGCACCGACCCCGTGGTGCTCGGCGCCTTGCAGCGCCTGGGCCAGCAGGCCGCCCAGGCCGGCCGCGTGGTGCAGCGCATCCGCGAATTCCTGACCCGGCGCGAACCGCAGCGCGAGCCCTGCGAGCTGGGCGGCGTGATCGCCGATGCCGTCGCCTTGCTCGGCAAGGAGCTGGCGCGCTCGCGCATCCAGCTGAGCCTGCAGCTGGCGCCCGATCTGCCCGAGGTGGTGGCCGATGCGGTGCTGGTGGAACAGGTGGTGATCAACCTGGTCCGCAATGCCGCCGACGCGTTGGCCGGCCATCCGGAGCCGCGCCGCATCGAGGTCGCTGCGCGCGTGGCCGGCGAGCGCTTCGTCCGCATCGACGTGAGCGACAACGGCCCCGGCCTGCAGGGCCTGACGGCCGAGCAGCTGTGCGCGCCCTTCTATTCGACCAAGCGCGAAGGCATGGGCATGGGCCTGGCGATCTGCCGCTCCATCGTCGAGGCCCACCAGGGCCTGCTGGATGCCGGCGAGGCCAGCGGCGGCGGCGCGCGCTTCTCGTTCAGTCTGCCGCTGGCCACCGAAGACAGCCAG